A genome region from Sporosarcina sp. ANT_H38 includes the following:
- a CDS encoding acyl-CoA dehydrogenase family protein, with protein MSKKLFIENAFQKEWLEKLTSHEDAFKSHSKENDERVQFPKENIKTLVDLGYTKLTLSKEYGGGGISVHDMVLFQETIASFDGATGLAIGWHQGVIGELYGNKLWSEEVLASFAQEVLNGALVNRAVSEAQTGSPTRGGRPGTNAVKRDNKWVITGQKNFTTMSPVLTHFLVSAWIEEKEGIGFFLVERDSKGLSIKETWDVIAMRGTESHDLVLDNVEVKEENFVEFNQGPRGNNVNGWILHIPACYLGIAQAARDYAVKFAVEYSPNSLNGSISQLPNVQNLIGQMDLELMKARHFLYSVADAVDDDSRRERITNELAAAKHIVTNSAITIVDKAMRLVGAKSLQMSNPLQRYYRDVRAGLHNPPMDDMTIAKLAQTAIKEAETN; from the coding sequence ATGTCAAAAAAGTTATTTATTGAAAATGCATTTCAAAAGGAATGGCTTGAAAAACTAACGAGTCATGAGGATGCCTTCAAGAGTCATTCGAAAGAAAACGATGAACGGGTTCAATTTCCAAAAGAAAATATAAAAACGCTTGTGGACTTGGGTTATACGAAACTAACCTTATCAAAAGAATATGGTGGCGGCGGTATTAGCGTGCATGACATGGTTCTTTTCCAAGAAACGATTGCTAGTTTTGACGGAGCTACAGGCTTAGCAATAGGATGGCACCAAGGTGTTATTGGGGAATTATATGGGAATAAGCTGTGGAGTGAAGAGGTTCTGGCATCATTTGCACAAGAAGTTTTGAATGGGGCATTAGTAAATAGAGCAGTCAGTGAAGCGCAAACGGGTAGCCCAACTCGTGGTGGACGTCCTGGAACGAATGCGGTGAAACGAGATAACAAGTGGGTTATTACGGGGCAAAAAAACTTTACAACGATGTCACCCGTGTTAACACATTTTCTAGTATCTGCATGGATCGAAGAGAAAGAGGGCATCGGATTCTTCTTAGTTGAACGAGATTCAAAAGGGTTATCTATTAAAGAAACATGGGACGTTATTGCGATGAGGGGAACAGAAAGTCATGATTTAGTGTTAGATAATGTTGAAGTTAAGGAAGAAAACTTTGTTGAATTTAATCAGGGTCCTAGGGGCAATAATGTGAATGGCTGGATTCTGCATATTCCTGCGTGTTACCTAGGCATTGCACAAGCGGCTCGTGACTATGCGGTGAAATTTGCAGTAGAGTACTCTCCAAATAGTTTAAATGGGTCAATTAGTCAATTGCCAAATGTCCAGAATTTAATAGGACAAATGGACTTAGAACTGATGAAAGCGAGACACTTCCTGTACAGTGTGGCGGATGCTGTAGATGATGATTCACGTCGCGAACGGATAACAAATGAACTGGCTGCTGCCAAGCATATAGTCACAAATTCAGCAATTACGATTGTTGATAAAGCAATGCGATTAGTCGGAGCCAAAAGTCTTCAAATGTCAAATCCGCTACAAAGGTATTATCGAGATGTAAGGGCTGGCCTACATAATCCACCGATGGACGATATGACGATTGCTAAATTAGCGCAAACGGCCATCAAAGAAGCCGAGACAAACTAA
- a CDS encoding M14 family zinc carboxypeptidase: MKKSILAFTLAGAMVLSTSPFASPIAEAVGNGPNYGGNETINTSILHTYDEMVDNLKQQEAKQKDMKLEVIGQSVKGRDLYLVKYMKNPENPTILFLTQQHGNEQLTTEGALEFIKHLGTGKMKGVVDGVNILIVPMLNADGAMGDVDFSLDDYIASGGRNLTRYNALGVDLNRDHVTKIQPETKALHDNVMRAYDIDYMIDLHHQGTQSERDGKLVSGSILYPTTPNVSPDVLLKSKQLGAVVFDAVDSTGWGHLGKYDGGSAETISRNGIAVEYGISTLLFEMRGMSDHYAESAILGQKSNGYLIKQTITTLDATVRAIADRSIENKDISFWDTLATQQTRPSDE, translated from the coding sequence ATGAAAAAATCAATACTCGCATTTACGCTTGCAGGAGCAATGGTATTAAGCACATCACCGTTCGCATCGCCTATTGCAGAGGCTGTTGGAAACGGGCCAAACTATGGCGGTAATGAAACAATAAATACGTCCATTTTACACACGTATGACGAAATGGTAGATAATCTTAAGCAGCAGGAAGCAAAACAAAAAGATATGAAACTTGAAGTAATTGGTCAAAGCGTTAAAGGAAGGGATTTGTATCTTGTAAAGTATATGAAGAATCCTGAAAATCCAACAATCCTTTTCCTTACACAGCAGCATGGAAACGAGCAGCTGACGACGGAAGGGGCACTCGAGTTCATCAAACACCTCGGTACAGGTAAGATGAAAGGTGTCGTTGATGGGGTGAATATCTTGATTGTGCCAATGCTCAATGCAGACGGCGCAATGGGAGATGTCGACTTTTCCCTTGATGATTATATCGCTAGCGGGGGACGCAATTTAACTCGTTACAATGCGCTAGGGGTAGATTTGAACCGGGATCACGTAACGAAAATTCAACCTGAAACGAAAGCGCTTCATGACAATGTAATGCGTGCTTATGATATAGACTATATGATTGATTTGCACCATCAAGGCACCCAAAGTGAGCGTGATGGAAAGCTAGTGTCAGGCTCCATTCTCTACCCGACAACACCGAATGTCAGTCCGGATGTATTGCTGAAATCTAAACAACTTGGTGCAGTTGTGTTTGATGCCGTGGATTCAACGGGCTGGGGCCATCTCGGCAAATATGATGGAGGTTCAGCCGAAACGATTAGCCGTAATGGAATCGCGGTGGAATATGGTATTTCCACACTTCTGTTTGAGATGCGCGGCATGTCGGATCACTATGCCGAGTCTGCGATTTTAGGACAGAAAAGTAATGGCTACTTGATTAAACAAACAATCACGACGCTTGATGCAACGGTGCGTGCGATAGCAGACCGTTCTATTGAAAACAAGGACATTAGTTTCTGGGATACACTGGCTACGCAACAAACACGTCCTTCTGATGAATAA
- a CDS encoding M14 family zinc carboxypeptidase — protein MRKKITSTVVILTLCASLAVPAYATEKTDNQEWHHNNSISGFTDYAEMQKTLQQIEKSSKGNVVVEVVGKSNRGRDIYKATVGTGKKVILIESEIHGNEKTGTEAVLNLLKSIGSSNSPESKKIRDEVTLVFLPKMNPDASEMDKRRNDMTWEEMLANFPQLSEAAPAWNYMNRGISQMYDYSKNPGFDVNRDFNPDLNYVPQAKDFPGNSSSPGWFITPEAQTVRDVYKSLQEEHGKVDVFVDLHHQGMYYVEGTADEVTLSLSAQFVPDPNTSAGAKYGQYKDDYNYDYSRQLNLAAYNELQSFGDSPFKNITLYSQGLDLPGTALGTFALNGSGTVLFEVAGQTQTMGQKKKGQLVKAVERGLSGIIHAVADGSVESLNPEDYEKIPLTSNRPTN, from the coding sequence ATGAGGAAAAAAATCACTAGTACGGTTGTCATTCTGACGCTATGCGCAAGTCTCGCTGTTCCTGCGTATGCGACGGAAAAAACGGACAATCAAGAATGGCATCATAACAATTCCATCTCGGGATTCACGGATTATGCTGAGATGCAAAAGACGCTTCAGCAAATTGAGAAATCTAGCAAGGGGAATGTCGTTGTAGAGGTCGTCGGTAAATCTAATAGAGGCCGGGATATTTACAAAGCGACCGTTGGGACAGGCAAGAAGGTTATCTTAATCGAGAGCGAAATTCATGGGAATGAAAAGACTGGGACTGAAGCGGTCCTCAATTTGCTCAAGTCAATAGGGTCCAGTAATTCACCTGAATCAAAGAAGATTCGTGATGAAGTAACACTCGTCTTTCTGCCAAAAATGAATCCTGATGCGTCAGAGATGGACAAAAGACGGAACGACATGACTTGGGAAGAGATGCTTGCCAACTTTCCACAGTTAAGTGAAGCAGCTCCTGCTTGGAACTATATGAACCGTGGCATTAGCCAAATGTATGACTATAGTAAAAATCCAGGATTTGACGTGAATCGAGACTTCAATCCGGATCTAAACTATGTCCCGCAGGCAAAAGATTTTCCAGGTAACTCAAGTTCACCGGGGTGGTTTATAACACCTGAAGCGCAAACCGTACGCGATGTATACAAATCGTTACAAGAGGAGCATGGAAAAGTAGATGTCTTTGTCGACCTACATCATCAAGGAATGTACTATGTTGAAGGCACTGCCGATGAAGTAACATTATCCTTGTCAGCACAATTTGTTCCGGACCCGAATACTTCGGCGGGTGCAAAATATGGGCAGTATAAAGATGATTACAACTATGATTACTCAAGACAATTAAACCTTGCTGCCTATAATGAATTACAGTCATTCGGCGATTCGCCATTCAAGAATATTACGCTTTATTCGCAGGGGCTCGACCTTCCTGGGACAGCATTGGGCACATTCGCTCTGAATGGCAGCGGCACTGTACTATTTGAAGTGGCTGGCCAAACACAGACAATGGGGCAGAAGAAAAAAGGGCAACTCGTAAAAGCCGTTGAAAGAGGTCTTAGTGGTATTATCCATGCAGTTGCTGACGGCTCTGTCGAAAGTTTAAACCCTGAAGACTATGAGAAAATCCCATTGACTTCTAACAGACCTACGAACTGA
- a CDS encoding M28 family metallopeptidase: protein MKRTLLSFTLAGAMVLSSSPFSSVIAAPIDKTPISYTITANNGNSDAAHDNKVVKRVEAQRAIEHVRYLSETIGPRPGGLEAEKQAADYVANTLKGYGYEIEYQYFPVADQLIADVSFADGSSWQMGAAANGKVSDVPVNSEVIYVEDGTKASDFPENTAGKVVLVKQASSTANYRLQVENAINAGAEGVILHSVGGSRGNYGSTFNPNLTKAVDIPVFGAAYIQGEWLKERLAKETVTIGLTAKRHSNLQSVNVIGTKKAKSKNGDGKEVLLSAHMDSVVGAPGANDNASGVGLMLELARVFKGYNTDKDLKFIAFGSEERGLLGAKHYVEQLTQAERANIEVVFNPDMVATKYEAATNLYAMTVDGSTNLATNATVAAGARLGNSDILPGKFGSSDHVPFHNAGIPAALFIWMGIDSWDPLVYHIEKVYHTPQDTIADNISAERMQSALEIIGAGVFDVVRKDVPGLKR from the coding sequence ATGAAGAGAACGTTACTATCGTTTACACTTGCCGGTGCTATGGTACTTAGCTCATCTCCGTTTTCGTCGGTGATTGCTGCACCAATTGATAAAACACCGATTAGTTACACGATAACTGCAAATAACGGAAATTCCGATGCCGCACATGATAATAAAGTTGTAAAAAGGGTCGAAGCGCAAAGGGCGATTGAACATGTCAGATACTTGTCAGAAACAATTGGTCCAAGACCCGGCGGACTTGAAGCTGAAAAACAAGCTGCTGATTATGTAGCGAATACATTAAAAGGCTATGGATATGAGATCGAGTATCAATATTTCCCTGTTGCGGATCAATTAATAGCGGACGTTTCGTTTGCCGATGGATCTTCATGGCAAATGGGGGCAGCCGCGAATGGCAAAGTAAGTGATGTGCCAGTGAATTCAGAAGTCATCTACGTCGAAGATGGAACAAAGGCAAGTGACTTTCCAGAGAATACTGCAGGGAAGGTCGTATTAGTGAAGCAGGCAAGTTCGACAGCTAACTACCGTTTGCAAGTTGAGAATGCAATCAATGCTGGAGCAGAGGGTGTCATTCTTCATAGTGTTGGTGGAAGTCGTGGAAACTATGGTTCGACATTTAATCCGAACCTGACAAAAGCAGTTGATATCCCAGTGTTCGGAGCAGCTTATATCCAGGGTGAATGGTTAAAAGAACGGTTGGCTAAAGAAACCGTCACGATTGGATTAACTGCAAAACGCCATTCGAACTTGCAATCTGTGAATGTAATTGGAACGAAAAAAGCGAAGAGTAAAAATGGGGATGGAAAAGAAGTGTTGTTAAGTGCACATATGGATAGTGTTGTTGGTGCACCTGGGGCTAATGATAACGCATCTGGCGTAGGCTTAATGCTTGAGTTAGCACGCGTTTTCAAAGGATATAACACAGACAAGGACCTCAAGTTTATTGCCTTTGGATCAGAAGAACGGGGCTTGCTAGGGGCGAAGCATTATGTAGAACAATTAACCCAAGCGGAAAGAGCTAATATCGAAGTCGTCTTTAATCCGGATATGGTTGCAACAAAATACGAAGCGGCTACAAACCTTTACGCGATGACTGTAGATGGCAGTACGAATCTTGCAACTAACGCGACTGTAGCGGCGGGCGCTCGGTTAGGTAATTCTGATATTTTACCAGGCAAATTTGGATCTAGTGACCATGTTCCATTCCATAATGCAGGTATTCCTGCAGCACTGTTCATTTGGATGGGGATCGATAGCTGGGACCCACTAGTTTACCATATTGAAAAAGTGTATCACACACCGCAGGATACAATTGCTGATAATATTTCCGCTGAACGCATGCAATCTGCTTTAGAAATTATCGGAGCGGGTGTGTTTGATGTCGTGCGGAAAGATGTGCCGGGGTTGAAGAGGTAA
- a CDS encoding class D sortase, whose amino-acid sequence MLGKMAMILLAIGLLFIGYASVQLKSTQQSEKVALSQAKDYLEEQPKVQSLQPELSFQNGETIGILQIPKIDKELPIVEGTDEDALKQGVGHYTSTVYPGQKDQILLSGHRDTVFTGLDKLQNGDSIIVEMQHGTFTYAVVDTEIVDENDTTVIRSTAPDEMLTLSTCYPFGYIGNAPKRYIVYAKPM is encoded by the coding sequence TTGTTGGGGAAAATGGCAATGATTTTGCTGGCGATTGGACTGTTATTCATTGGCTACGCCAGTGTGCAGCTAAAGTCCACACAGCAGTCGGAAAAAGTTGCACTATCTCAGGCCAAGGATTATTTGGAAGAACAACCAAAAGTACAGTCACTCCAGCCTGAACTATCTTTTCAGAACGGTGAAACAATCGGTATCCTGCAAATTCCTAAAATCGATAAAGAGCTTCCGATTGTGGAAGGGACGGATGAGGATGCTTTGAAGCAAGGCGTTGGTCACTATACAAGCACTGTGTATCCCGGACAAAAAGATCAAATTCTGTTATCCGGGCACCGGGACACCGTGTTTACGGGATTGGACAAATTACAAAATGGAGATTCAATCATTGTTGAAATGCAGCATGGCACCTTTACATATGCCGTTGTGGATACGGAAATTGTAGATGAAAATGATACAACAGTTATTCGTTCTACAGCTCCAGATGAAATGCTGACTTTATCCACATGTTATCCATTTGGGTATATTGGAAATGCGCCAAAACGGTATATTGTTTATGCGAAACCGATGTGA
- the sipW gene encoding signal peptidase I SipW, whose amino-acid sequence MRKQKAKKERKVENKQKIMKWINNIISGILMILLISVASIVVVTKVSGGEPQLFGYQIKTVLSGSMEPGIQTGSLIAVKQAVDKTNFKKGDVITFQEEEGILITHRITEVVKSGDSVLYRTKGDNNNAGDMNPVQSANVVAKYTGYTVPYVGYFINFTQSKNGALLLLIPGFLLLIYSGFTIWRALSAIELPQKKQADIVGEDGGKSST is encoded by the coding sequence ATGAGGAAACAGAAAGCGAAGAAAGAACGGAAGGTGGAGAATAAGCAGAAAATAATGAAGTGGATAAATAACATCATCTCCGGCATATTGATGATTCTGCTAATCAGTGTTGCTTCCATAGTGGTCGTCACAAAAGTCTCAGGCGGGGAGCCGCAGCTTTTCGGTTACCAAATTAAAACAGTTCTGTCGGGGTCCATGGAGCCGGGAATTCAAACAGGCTCACTCATTGCCGTAAAACAGGCAGTAGATAAAACTAATTTTAAAAAAGGCGACGTCATCACATTCCAAGAAGAAGAAGGCATTTTAATTACACACAGGATTACAGAGGTGGTCAAAAGTGGAGACTCCGTACTTTATCGGACAAAAGGCGACAACAATAATGCAGGGGACATGAATCCAGTTCAGTCTGCCAATGTGGTAGCCAAGTACACCGGTTATACAGTGCCTTACGTAGGATACTTCATTAACTTCACTCAGTCGAAGAATGGTGCACTTTTGCTGTTAATACCTGGATTCCTACTGCTTATCTACTCGGGATTTACGATTTGGAGAGCACTATCTGCAATCGAATTACCTCAAAAAAAGCAAGCAGATATAGTAGGAGAAGATGGCGGAAAAAGTTCTACTTAA
- a CDS encoding TasA family protein — MNIKKKLAMGIATGALAVSMIGGGTYAYFNDVETSVNTFAAGTLDLAVNPETIIDVSNIKPGDWMYRNFKLENNGSLDISKVLLTTEFTESVGGFGDHIVVEFLINEDKSSLLGPSNVIDSMTLSELANMSADAVKNESPKWFGWQGGEDSGLKAGTKDNLHVMFRFNDNNEDQNAYQGANLELKWKFDAQQTKGVLK, encoded by the coding sequence ATGAATATTAAAAAGAAGCTAGCAATGGGTATCGCAACTGGAGCATTGGCTGTAAGTATGATCGGCGGAGGAACTTATGCTTATTTCAATGATGTAGAAACAAGTGTGAACACATTTGCTGCAGGTACGCTGGATTTGGCAGTAAATCCTGAAACCATAATTGATGTAAGTAATATCAAGCCGGGTGACTGGATGTATCGTAATTTCAAATTGGAAAACAACGGTAGCCTTGATATTTCCAAAGTATTATTGACTACCGAATTTACTGAATCAGTAGGAGGTTTTGGAGATCACATTGTAGTGGAATTTCTGATAAACGAAGATAAAAGCAGTTTACTTGGACCTAGTAATGTGATTGATTCCATGACTTTAAGCGAATTGGCAAATATGTCAGCGGATGCTGTTAAAAATGAATCACCGAAATGGTTTGGATGGCAAGGTGGGGAAGACAGCGGCCTCAAAGCTGGTACAAAGGATAATTTGCACGTAATGTTTAGATTCAATGACAATAATGAAGATCAAAACGCTTACCAAGGCGCTAATTTGGAGCTGAAATGGAAGTTTGATGCACAGCAGACAAAAGGTGTATTGAAATAA
- a CDS encoding response regulator transcription factor → MKIVVVDDQTIIRKGVISILSSQDTMEVSGEAGNKHEALLLIQREKPDLTIVDFHLGKESGLDLITEARQIGCTCKFAILTYSKDQKSFERAKVMDVDGYISLESHPEEIIYALQMIQRGRKYYDPDIIDLLMQAQKKPRIDNSRIEFLTSKEREVLQKIGVGFSNKQIAENLFITENTVKKHVSQVLSKLNLGDRTQAALYANETGLVQYKYDLLV, encoded by the coding sequence ATGAAAATTGTAGTGGTGGATGATCAAACAATCATCCGTAAAGGGGTAATCTCTATTCTATCATCGCAAGATACGATGGAAGTATCTGGAGAGGCTGGCAACAAGCACGAAGCGCTTCTTCTGATTCAAAGAGAAAAACCGGATTTGACTATTGTTGATTTCCATTTGGGAAAAGAATCAGGATTAGATTTGATTACTGAAGCGAGACAAATAGGTTGCACCTGCAAATTCGCCATCCTTACCTATTCAAAAGATCAGAAATCCTTCGAACGTGCAAAGGTAATGGATGTGGACGGCTATATATCACTTGAATCACATCCCGAAGAAATCATTTATGCACTTCAAATGATCCAAAGAGGAAGGAAGTATTATGACCCAGACATAATAGACCTGCTGATGCAGGCACAAAAGAAGCCACGAATAGATAACAGCCGTATAGAGTTCCTTACCTCTAAGGAAAGAGAGGTATTACAAAAAATCGGAGTGGGATTTTCGAATAAACAAATAGCCGAGAACCTGTTCATCACAGAAAACACGGTAAAAAAGCATGTCAGCCAAGTCTTATCGAAGTTAAACCTAGGCGACCGTACGCAAGCGGCACTCTATGCGAATGAAACAGGTTTGGTGCAATATAAGTATGATCTGCTGGTTTAG
- a CDS encoding bile acid:sodium symporter family protein has protein sequence MKTLDRVSQFAGNTFAVWVLLFATLAFFIPDGFTWIAPHISILLGIIMFGMGMTLSVEDFKEVLKQPKKVAIGVLAQFTIMPLIAFGLAIAFKLPPEVAAGVILVGCCPGGTSSNVMTYLARGNVALSVAITSCTTLLAPFVTPALILLLASKWLPVSVGDMFLSVVKIVLIPIILGLVAKRLFRNQVEKSVKAMPLVSVVAIVAIVAAVVGGNQQKIAETGLLILLVVILHNSLGYLLGFGVARLMKLDYADRKAIAIEVGMQNSGLGAVLAAAHFSPLAAVPSAIFSVWHNISGSLLATWWSKKTEVTEEVVAEKLEPLKN, from the coding sequence ATGAAGACGCTAGATAGGGTCAGCCAGTTTGCGGGCAATACCTTCGCGGTTTGGGTATTGTTATTTGCAACGCTGGCATTTTTTATACCGGATGGTTTTACGTGGATTGCCCCCCACATATCAATTTTGCTTGGAATTATTATGTTCGGAATGGGTATGACTTTATCGGTGGAGGATTTTAAAGAAGTATTAAAACAGCCGAAAAAAGTGGCTATTGGAGTCCTTGCACAATTTACGATTATGCCGCTTATCGCTTTTGGACTCGCAATAGCATTTAAGTTACCGCCTGAAGTAGCTGCTGGTGTAATCCTTGTTGGTTGCTGCCCTGGTGGTACTTCATCAAACGTCATGACTTATTTAGCACGAGGAAATGTTGCTTTATCCGTTGCGATCACATCTTGCACTACGTTATTGGCACCATTTGTGACGCCTGCTTTGATCCTATTGCTAGCTAGCAAATGGCTACCGGTTTCAGTAGGAGACATGTTTTTGTCGGTCGTAAAAATTGTTCTCATCCCTATTATCCTAGGTCTCGTTGCAAAAAGGCTTTTCCGCAATCAAGTAGAGAAAAGTGTAAAAGCTATGCCGCTCGTTTCTGTTGTAGCAATTGTAGCAATTGTCGCGGCGGTTGTTGGTGGAAATCAGCAGAAAATTGCCGAAACAGGATTGCTCATCTTACTTGTTGTAATTCTTCATAATTCTCTTGGCTATTTGTTAGGCTTCGGGGTTGCTCGCTTAATGAAATTGGATTACGCCGACCGTAAAGCCATTGCCATTGAGGTAGGAATGCAGAACTCTGGGCTAGGTGCGGTATTAGCAGCAGCACACTTCTCGCCACTTGCAGCTGTGCCAAGTGCCATCTTTAGTGTATGGCATAATATTTCAGGTTCACTACTCGCTACATGGTGGAGTAAGAAAACTGAAGTAACTGAAGAAGTAGTTGCAGAAAAACTGGAACCGTTGAAAAATTAA
- a CDS encoding FusB/FusC family EF-G-binding protein, whose protein sequence is MTERFIKNEQFNFISKQVAHIKDSTKQHLPAGVLAAVYDISNEKILTCIPNMTAEQKNILDFSKLKTVEAYEQALKKIDNYMLPFPTISEQQLKKLFPKSKKLKLPDLSTMDLTRLTYLGWNDSRSNKKYVVYELENRLVGIECTFSPSIKKNICSICHCQGKVTFFSTVTKEKKLNNPDYYRSIGNLICADSSECNKNMTDASYLKYFLEESLRK, encoded by the coding sequence ATGACCGAAAGATTTATTAAAAACGAGCAGTTCAATTTTATTAGTAAACAAGTTGCACACATTAAAGATAGTACGAAGCAGCATTTACCTGCAGGTGTGTTAGCCGCTGTTTATGATATATCAAATGAAAAAATCCTTACTTGTATTCCAAATATGACAGCTGAGCAAAAAAACATTCTGGATTTTTCTAAACTTAAAACAGTTGAAGCGTATGAACAAGCTCTTAAGAAAATTGATAACTATATGTTACCTTTCCCAACCATATCTGAGCAGCAACTAAAAAAGTTATTTCCAAAGAGCAAGAAATTGAAGCTGCCTGATTTATCGACTATGGATTTAACACGATTAACTTACTTAGGTTGGAATGATAGTAGATCAAATAAAAAGTATGTAGTTTATGAACTAGAGAATCGATTAGTTGGTATTGAATGTACATTTTCACCATCTATAAAGAAAAATATTTGCTCCATTTGTCATTGTCAGGGTAAAGTAACCTTTTTTTCTACCGTAACAAAGGAGAAAAAGCTAAATAATCCAGATTATTATCGATCTATCGGCAACCTTATTTGTGCAGATAGTAGTGAATGCAATAAAAATATGACAGATGCTTCTTATTTAAAGTACTTTTTAGAAGAATCTCTTCGTAAATAA
- a CDS encoding CD3324 family protein, with the protein MKYINAQKVLPEKLILEIQKYVQGETLYIPKPENDYQKWGTSSGIRQRLDHRNAAIRDAFRKGTYIEQLAQEYYLSVETIKKIVYSHKNNKY; encoded by the coding sequence TTGAAGTATATTAACGCACAGAAGGTTTTACCTGAAAAGCTAATTTTAGAAATTCAAAAATATGTACAAGGGGAAACGCTTTATATTCCTAAGCCTGAAAATGACTATCAAAAATGGGGAACTTCTAGTGGTATCAGACAGAGGTTAGACCATCGTAATGCAGCTATTCGAGATGCTTTCAGAAAAGGAACTTATATTGAGCAACTAGCACAGGAATATTACCTTTCCGTTGAAACAATCAAAAAAATTGTCTACTCACATAAAAATAATAAGTACTGA